ATAGATAATAGCCATTAATTCTTTGATAGTTGCCCTTAACCAGTAATGGAGTTTAGTCCTGGCACCGGCTCCATCAGTCTTTAACCCAATTTTTCTGGCCAGCAAAAGTGATCTTAATAAATGAAAATTATTGGTCACAGTCAGAATATTAGCCTCTTTATAAGAAGCCCCTTTGAAATCATGATTAATTAGATCCATAGCATATTCAAAGTTCTCAAAGGTATTGACTGCATTCTCTTCCAGTATTATTAGTTCTTCTGGTATACCTTTCTCCTTTAAATAACTTGCCATAGCTGAAGCTTCAGAAACACTATTGCCTTCACCCTTGCCACCTGAAACTATTATTTTTAATGACTTTTCAGGCTTATTATATTTATGGAATAAACTAATAGCTTTATCAAGTCTGCTGGCCAATAATGGGCTAACCTTTTTACCATTAACCCGGCAGCCTAATACAATGATATAATCATAATCTTTAAATGGTGGCTGAAAATGATTTAAAATTGTTGTAACCGAAAATATAAATAATAAAATAAAAAAGTAAACAATTATAAAACCGGTAAAATTATTTAAGCCTTCAAATAGAGGAGATTCAATCTGATTACTTATGAAAGGAAACAGGAAAAACCAGCTTAAAGTAATTAACCCAAAGATAAATATTGATCTATGTTCCAGGCGGTTTCTTTCCTCTTTCATTAATTTATAAGCCGAAGTAAAGAATGACATTATAAAAGAAGCAAGATGGATTGTATAGGCAAAAATCAGTAAAATTGATATTATAGCTAAGGGTATCAAAAAGAGCCTGACTAAAAAAATCCTGCTATATGAAATAAAAGTTATATAAGCAGATAGAATCCAGGCAATAAATATAATTCCTAAGAAAAAAGTTCTTCTTTCAATATAAATTGTTAAAGCCAGTATTATACTTGTTACTATTAAAGGCAGAATATATATCATTGAAAACCTCCTGATTTAGACCTAAATTTTAGTAATACCAGGAATTGTTATTGCATTTATTTTCAATCTAATATATAATGTGATGATAAGTGGTGATAAATATGAGCAAAGAAAACAGACCAAATAATGGACATGGTGGACCTCAGAGAAAGCATATGGCTAACGTCTATACAAGCCAGAGACTTCATAAGGACGATTATTCCCATAGTCGATTTACTTTAATAACTAAATTCGATGAAGATAGTAAGCCTTTAGAAGTCATTATTGATAAAGATATAGGTCTTTTCGAGTAAAAAATTTTTTAGTATCGGCTCTGTATTTATACAGGGCCATTTTTTTTATTTAAAGTATATTTATAATATCCTGATTAACTTATAATATAAAAATACACCAGATCAAATCTCGGTCAGACCTGGTGTTAATATTCCTCTTAAATAAATACTATTTAATTCTAATCCCCTGATCAGTTATATCAATAATCTGTTCCTTGTAAAGTCCTCCAATTGCCTTTTTAAAAGTACCTTTGCTCATCTCCAGCTCATACTTAATTGCTCCAGGAGAGCTATCATCATTAAGGGGGAGAAAGCCATCCTCTTCCTTTAAGCGTTCAAGTATTTTCTGCTTGGCATCTTCAATCCTGCCATAACCAATCTTTCTAAGACTGACATCAATCTTATTATCTTCTCTAATCTTTTTAATATAGCCCTTTCTTCTTTCACCAACATGCACCTGTTTATAAACATCTTCTTCATAAACAAGGCCATAATATTTATCATTAATAATTACTCTAATACCGAGATCTGTAAAACGGTCGATTAAAATATCAACTTCATCACCCTGGGTAAAATCTACATTTTCCGGGGCATCTTCTATCTCAACTTCTGCCATTATTATCACCTCAATAAATTACTCTAGCTAAAAATATATGCTAAATGTTTCTGAAATAATGAAAGCTCATATACCTTATGGACCAGGCTTTCAATGATGGATTTTTTATTTTCACGTAAGTAGTTCTGGAAATAAAATATCTCTTTTTGAGTATGGGCATCACTGCCAAATACTATCTTCTTATTAAATTTTTTCTGAAGCTTTCTAGCAGTCTTATTCTGCTTTTTAGTAAGGGTATTATTATGAACCTCTATACCATCAACTCTTTTGATCACTTCATATATATAGTCTTTATTATTAATAAAGTTTTTCTGAAGATACCCATTAATATGGGGAATTGCTATAAAGACATCATAACCTTCTAAAATATCTAAATAATACTTATAGTCTTTAGTTGTCTTGGCCATCCTGAAATTATTCTTATAGGGTTCCAGGCAATTATAGAAAAACTCCTTTAAATCAGCTAATTCCTGAAAATAGACCAATAGCTCAAAGCCGTCCTGACAGCCAATTTCAATACCAGGAACAACATTAAGATCTGTATTTTCTATCAGATCAACACTACCAGCTATCTCATTGTGATCAGTTACTGCAATCAAATGCTGTCTGTGACCTAAAAAAGATTCAAGAAATGCCCTATCAAGAAAACCATCTGAATGGACAGTATGAATATGAAGATCAATATATTTTTTACCAGAAGGCAAATTGCTATCTGGATTAAAATCTCTATCAAAATGCTTATCCGCTTCAAAATAATTGCCAATATCATTAATTTTTAAAATGGTAGTACACCCTCTTTATCTGTTAATTCTTTTATAAATACATTACCCTGCTGATAATTATACCACCATTTAAAAGTTGAAGCAAATAAGGAATAATACCTAATATGACTGATTCTACTTTGGTTTTTTCATAAATTCACCGATTCTAGGCTTTACAAATAAACTCAAATCAAAACTCAAACTATTTTCAGCCTCCACACCTTTTTCATCATATTTATGAACAATATCCATAATTTCATTATACATCTTCTGAAGATCGCCTTTCTCTAAGTCCAACCTATTTACAGAGAGCCTAAAACTATCAACAGAATTAGGATAGCCTTTATCCTCTAAAGCATCATCAAGATTATCATAACCGACATTCTTTATATTTCTAAATAAATCATAATATTCTCCCTGCAATGATGATAGGATTCCAAATATCCAGTGATGTTGAATATTCTCTGGCAGCTCACTCACAAACTCATCTGAAAGGTCATAGTAATCAGCCTTTTTAAAATAAAACCTCTGGTCTCCATCTTCCTCCCAGTCAACCATATCAGATTTTTCCAGCATTAATAAATACTCTTTTATATGATCTTTATCATCTTCTAACTCTATAAATATATCCTCTACCGTCTTACCCTCATCAACTTCCAGGATTCCAAGTACAGCCAGAGTAAAGGGATCCGACAATAAGTCTAACTGTTCTTCAGTAGTAATCTCAAAACTAGTTTTATTAACCATCGTAAATACCTCCATTCAATCAGATTAAAACTCCCTATATTATATATTAACGATAACTTTCATTTCTCCTTTAATTAACTAGTTTTGAATATTCTTTTTCTCGATTATTTTGTATCTCTGATCTCATATGATCAAAGGAATTATAATCTTCTAATAGGAGGTTAACCATACCCTTATCAATTTTACCTGAATCAGCCAGATCATTTAAAATATTAGTTACCTGCTTTTGAGACATCCCTTTTCGGTAAGGCCTATCTTCTGTTAAGGCTGTAAATTTATCAGCTACCATCATAACCCGGCTGCCTGTGCATAATTTATCTGAGCTTAGACCAAATGGGTATCCAGAACCATCGAGATGTTCGTGATGATTGGCTGCCCAGCGTTTAATCTTATTAATTTTTTTAACCTTTATCGGATGTAAAATATGGTAGGTATGATAGGTATGGCTTTTGATCAGATTATACTCGCTTTCAGATAAACTTCCCTTTTTATTTAATATATCTGAAGGAATAGCCAACTTACCTAAATCATGGAGGTAACCTGCTAACTCCATATCATCTAAATCCTCTTTAGGCCAGCCTAACTTATTAGCAAGATGCCTGGCAGTCTTTGCAACTCCTAAAGAATGGGTAGATGTAAATTTACTCCGATAGTCAATTATTTTACTGTAAAATTTGGCCAGATCCATACTCTGTTTTTTGGAGATAAAGCCATCATATTTTGTAAACTCATCTTCCAATTCTATCCTCATAACCACAGGGTTGACAAGACTAAACCAGAAGTCATCCTCCATAGCCTTTAAAGCTTTAAGATCTTTCTGCTTGAAAACAGTTGGTGTCCGTTCTTCCAAATAATTTATTATATTATTTTTCTGATCAAGAATATTAGATTTATCATCTACCATTAATGAGACCCTGTCTGAAAGGTGCAATAAATGGGACTCCTCTGGTACAGATCTTTCCCCATGAAATTCACCCTCACCATCCTGCCAGGCAAGGTGGTGATAGCGAATAATCGGAGCTGCTTCTGGAAAGAAGGGATACTTTTCTAATAAGCTGGCTCCAATATCAGCATGTTTTGTATGACGATATTCAAACTTCAATAATTCAATTTTACTTGCAATCGCGAACATTCCTATATCGTGAAGCAGGGAAGCGACCAGGAGATTATGAATAGAGCTATCCTGATATTCTAACTTTCTTGCAAGCCTTAAAGTGGTATAAGCCACCTGCTGATGGTGATTGAAAACTGCCTGATCGACAATTTTAGTAGCATGGGCTACACTCATTATTAATTTATGGATAGGCAGATATTTATTATGATTCATTATTTATTCCTCCTGAAAATACAATTAAACCTGAAACTCATTAATTAATCCTTTAAGATGTTGAGCCATATTCTCTAATTCATCAGCTGAAGCAGCAACTTCTTCGACAGATGCACTCTGTTCCTGGGCCAAAGCTGATACTTCTTCAGCACTGGCTGCATTATCCTCAACAGTTGAACCAACTGAGTCAACAGCCTGATTAATAGTATCTATGATATCATCCAATGAATCTGCAAACTCCTTCATTTTATTGACCATATCACTGGTTTCCTCTGATGCTTCAACCATATGGTCAAGAGAATCACCAGCTTTATTGATTATTCTTATCTGTTTTTCAACCTCTTCAATATTTGTATCCATAGAATTTACTGTTGCTGTTGTCTCTGATTGAATATCTTCTATTAGACTGGTAATTTTAGTGGTAGCTTCAGAGGACTCTTCAGCTAATTCTCTAACCTCTTCAGCAACAACTGCAAAACCTCTACCGCTCTCTCCAGCTCTAGCAGCTTCAATTGCAGCATTTAAGGCAAGCAGATTAGTCTGGGATGAAATACCTTCAATCATATCGACCATTTTCCCAATCTCTTTTGACCGTTCGCCAAGCTTTTCAATGGCCTCTGTTGCAAAATTCACAGTCTCACTAACTGTATCAAGTTGAGCGATTGCTTCCTGAATTGCCTTTTGACCCTCTGCTGCTGTTCTTGAAGATTTATCAGCAACTTCTAAACTTTCACTGGCATTACTTTTTAGTTTCTCACCCTCACTATCTAATTGATGAGTAACATCCTCTAAACTTCTTATCCTGGTGCTTATTTCTTCACTGCCCTCTGCCACTTCAGTAATACTCCTGGCAATTTCCTCAGCACTGTAACCTGTCTCATCAGAAACCGTATTTAATTCCCCTGAAGCAGTAACAACTGAGTCAGAACTCTTCTCAATATTGCCAACAAGATCTCTTAAAGTATCGATCATATTATTAAAAGCGGATACCAATGAGCCTATTTCATCGGTCTTCCCTGTCATAATATTATCCCTTAAATCACCGGCGGCGACTTTATCGACCTGCTTGATAATATCATTAACTGGACCAACAGTTGATTTTGTTAATAATAAAGCTATAATAGCTGCTAGAATTATTGTTAGAATAGTTGAACCAAAGGTTATTAAATTAGCTGTATTTGCATAAGCATCTCTATCTCCTTGCATTCCAGCAACTTCTTCATCAGTCAGTTCAATAATCTCATTTATATTTGCCCTTACATTTTCAACAGCTGGAATTACTTCCTCCCTAAATTGTTCAGCGGCCTCATCTTCCTGTCCGGCTTCAAAAATTTCAACAACCTCCATTCCAGAAATATGTAAAAGACTGTGAGGTTCTTCCATAGCCTCGTAAGGACCACTATAATAATCATCAGGTTCAATATCATAATACCAGGTTCCTAAATTACATTCTGTATAATGACCTAGATCCGGTATTTCCCCGCCTGCCAGCATATCATAGATTTCCATCATCCAGAGATGATGATCTATCTCTAAATTAGCAAGAAACAACTGGAAACTTTGCATCTCATCTATTTCATTTTCTATTTCTGCTACCTGATTATCAAAATAATTATCAATTAAATTTGCTGCTATAAATAAAACTAATATTATTGAAAAAGCCAGTATAAATTTTGCAAACATTGAACTTTTAATTTTCCTAAACATTTATTTTCCCCCTAAAAAGGTAATCTTAATCTGATTACCTTTATCATTAAAATCCATTTCATCAGATACTTTATTTATCATCTTTAAACCTCTACCCCGCTCATCCAAGACAGGAACAATTTCAAAACTGCGCTCCTGCCAGTTAAAACCTTCTCCAGGATCTATAACTGATAATACAATTTTATTTTGCTCAATTGAAAATAAAATTTCAATTTCATCATTATGATCTTTACAACCATATTCAATAGCATTAGCAAGTATTTCCCTTGCTGCTATTTCAAGCCTGAATTCAATATCTGGAATACTATGATCGGTATTATTTACAACTTTTAATAATTCATTAATAATTTCATTTATCTTATTAGCCTGGGCTGTTAAAGTAAAATTATATTTTTTTATAAGATTATCAGCAGCATTATCCATATATACTCCACCCACTTATTTTAATGAACTTCAATTATATCATTGAGTTCAATCATCTTAAAGACTCTCTGAACATATTCAGAGTTTATATTTTTTATTTTAAGATTTCCACCTTTATTCTTTAATATTTTGTTGAAATGTAGCACTTTACCTAGACCTGAACTGTCAATATTTTTGAGATTATTAAAATCAAGAGTTATATCAGTAATTCCTTTTTCAATCAGTTTCATAAATTCATCATTATAATCCTCTTTGTTTATTAAATTCATTTCTTCGCCAAAAATAATCCTGGCTGATTCTTGATTAAACTCTACTTTCATCTAACTCACCTCTATCGCCTTATTAATATCATTATAAATATCCAGTATTTGATTTAATTTTGTGACCTCAAAAACTCTTTTAACCTTTTCATTCGGATTAGCTATTAATAGTTTACCATCATTATCTCTCATAAATTTAAATAATGACAGTATAACTCCTATCCCAGAGCTATCAAGATAAGAAGTCGAACTCAAATCAACAATTAATTTTTTAGCTTCAATTTCCTTGATTATTTCTTTTGCTTTTTCTTTAACCCTGTTAGAGTTTTCAAAAATAACTTCACCATCTACCTTTAAAATATTACTTCCTTCTAATATTTCATAACTTAATTTAACATCTGACATTCGTTATCACCTCGATATTTTTATTTAGAAATCAACCAGATATTTCATGATAAAACCGAATATTTGAAATAACAATTTTAACATAAAAAATCAGCCAAAAATTTCTATTTTTGATTCTAAAGTCCTACTTATTAGTCTATTATAATATAAGAATTAATATTTAGCAAGAGTAATTTCTGTTAACTAAAAAATCTCGACTGGTATTATAATCCCAGTCGAGACAGTTACTTTATTATTTAATTTTACTTTGAAAACGTATTTTTAAGTATATAAATTGAATATAAAGTGAGAACAAATAATACTAATCCTATTGCCAAAAACTCAACTATTAAAGCTGGATATCTTAATAGTGTTATGCCATACTCTGCAGTCAGATAATTTGTAACCATTCTTAATCCAATAGCTGTTATTACAAAGGGAAAGGTGAATGCCGAAAAGCTGGGGCAAAAACCCACTGCCAGCATTTTAGGCAGATATATTATTACAGAAGATATCATAACTACAGTTAAAAATGTTAACCAGCCAACCATTAGGCTACTTTTTTCAGGAAATGCTGCCATATAGCCTGCCAGACAGAGCCCTGCCGGTGCTGTGAAAATTGCGATAGTTGGCAGAGCAGGTTTTTTTATCTCTCTGATCATAATAACTCGATAGGTTACAATCGGTAAAAAGACCATATATCCGATAAAACCAGCCCAGAAGATCACCTGCCCCAGGAATAACCGCTCAAAAGCAGGGGCCGTCACACTGGCTACAACTATTCCGACATAGACAATAAAGTAACTGGGAAAGACTTTTTTAATATTAAAGTTAAGTAAATACTTTGTAGAAAACAATAGTACAAATATTCCATGGAGAATAATGCCTGTATACCAGATAACCCTTGCTATTTCAGGTATATGGGGAGCAAGATAGCCTGCTAAAATAATTATCCCCATTGAAAAAGCCGGGGCCACACTGGCCACTACCGGATTATCCAGTTCATTTAAAAAGCCGTTATTATCAATAATAAACCTGCCCAGAAGTAAGAGAATCACAATAAAAGCTATTGCCCCACTGGTATACCGAAAATGGTTGCCATAGGGTTGTACTAGATTACCAAGCCCGGCCAGTCCCAGCATTAATCCTGCAACTGGAACAGGTGTTGACCTAAAGCAGCTCTTTAACTGATCCATCTTCGATCAACCTTTCCATTACCCAGGCTGCTACTTCACCGGTTATCTGATAGCAGTGTTCTGCTCTTTCTGGACTGCCAAAATCATCAAAATCTTTTGTGAGTACCCTGCAACAGGTTGAGCCATATGTATTTATAATATGATCATGGAGATCAGCACTATTCGGGAATGAACCCTCTGGCATCTCAGCTCCTGGAGCAGTTCTACCATATTTTAAGCCCAGGGCCATTACACCGCCAGTAACTGCACCACAGAGACATTTTGATTGGCCAATCCCCACTGGAAAGCCTGAAGCCAGTTGGACTGTCTCTGGTGGAAGCTTCTGCCCTAGCATCTCATTAATAGTTGTAAATACAGCCTCTGAGCAATAGAACTCCCCTCGTTTGAAATAGCCTTCAGCTTTATTTCTTGCCTTTTCTGCTAACTCCTGTTTCTTTTTACTCATTTATTATACCTCCATATTTAAATTTAATAAGTAACGCTAATATATATTATAAGTTATTATTATTTAATTGTAAAGTGTTTTTATCTGCTTTATAAAATCCATCTGAAAGTAACAGGTTTATAAAGGATTTTATTAATTAATCTAGAATTATAATTAAGGTACAGGATAATTTTCAGGAGGTTTTTAATTAATGGGACTTTTAAATGTAATTATTTTAGGTATTATTCAGGGGATAACTGAATTTATCCCTATTAGTAGTTCAGGACATTTAGTTATTTTCCAGCATTTTATGGAAGTTGATGGTGGTATAACTTTAAATGTTTTTCTCCATTTCGGTTCTTTACTTGCAGTAGCTTATGTTTTTAGAGAAGAAATTATAGGTATTATAACTTTAAAAGAAAAGTATCGGAGGCTTACATATTTTATAATTGTAGGTTCAATACCGGCCGGGGTAATCGGAATTCTTTTTGAAGATTTTTTTGAAGAAGTATTTTCTACACTTACTGTTGTAGGTTTTGCCCTGCTGGTCACCGGGTCTCTACTCTGGTTATCAGATAAGGTTAATACCCGGGAGAGACCACTGGAAAATATGAAGTGGGGAGATGCAATCTTTGTAGGAATTGCCCAGGCCCTTGCAATCTTTCCAGGGATATCAAGATCTGGCTCAACGATTGTAGGTGGCCTATTTAAAGGCCTTAATAGAGAACTTGCCGCCCGCTTTTCATTCCTGCTGGCAATGCCTGTTATAGGTGGGGCTACTTTATTGCAGGCACGAAATATTTTTTCAATCGGGCTTGATGGTATAACTGCAGTTGAATTGACAGCCGGGACTATTGCTTCTACTATAGCCAGCTTCTTTGCAATTAAGGTGCTTTTAATTTTAATTAGAAAAGAAAAGTTAAGTATTTTTGCTTATTACTGCTGGGTTTTAGGTCTAACTATTATTTTTATTCTTTAATCTAAACTTAAGGGGGCAATTTTATGCTTCACCTTGTAGAAGAACTGACGATTAATATTTCTCATTTTTTAATGGCCATTCTTGAGTTAATGGGAGGTATAACTTTAATTTATGGAGCAGTTATGATTTTCTGGCATTTTATTAAACTCAAATATGATGAATCTTCCACTTTATTGAGAATCAAGATGGCCAGAACTATTGCCCTTGCCCTTGAGTTTTATCTGGCTGCAGAGATACTTAAGACTGTCTTTGTCAGGGAGACCAGTGAATTATATATTGTGGCAGCAATTATAGTATTAAGAATAGCTATGGGATTTGTTATTCACCATGAACTTGATGTTGATTTAGAGCAACTAAAAGAGGAAGTCTGTGAAATTGAGAATTTAAAAGATTAAAAAAAGTGCCAGGCGGAGGGGACACCGCCTGGCTTAAATAATGGAGTATGAGAGTATCAGATTAAGGAGAGTTTTTATTTTATTTAGCCTAACATTGCATCTCTGGCATCATCTCTGGCATCTGATAATATTTCTTCTAATTCTGGGTCTGGCTCATAATTTGCAATTGCTTCTTCTGCAGAAATTAAGTGGGCCTGGAATTCTGGTTGATCATTACTGAAATCTATTTCAACTACTCCTACTTTTTTGAGATATTCATATGCCTGAACTACTAATGTATCATTATGCCAGTCACCTTCTGGGATTCTGGTATGACTATGTCCGTCAACAAATATATCAATTCCATCAACATTAGTTACTAATTCATCTGTCACGGTAAAATCTTCATCATCTGGATTATTGGCACCATATCCTACATGGCCTAGAGCAACAAGCAGATCTAAATCATATTCAGATCTCATCTCTTCTACATAATGTTCTGTAGCCTCTCTCATGCTTGTAAAATCTATTCCTTCTATATTATCAGGATGGGTTGTATATCTGGTTGCTGGAGTGGCAATACCTAGAATGCCTATCTGTCTGCCTGCTACCTCTCTAATTGTATAAGGCTTAAATAGCAACTCTCCGTCTTTTTCAACGTTTGATGACACTAACTCAGCATTCATCATTTCTTCTAATTCCAGAAGTCTATCATAACCGAAGTTAAAATCATGGTTACCGGCAGTCATTATATCATAACCGATTGCATTCATCGTTTCAATTGTACTGCTTCCATATAATCTATCTGAAATAGGTCTACCGTGGACTGTGTCGCCGGCATCCAGGAGTAATACATTTTCATAATTTTCTCTGAAGTCCTGGACAATGGAACTTACATATGGCATACCCATAATTCCATCTTCTTCATTTATTTCAATTCTGCCATGCATGTCATTGGTATGGAGAATAATTAACTTATCTGAAAGGTCTCCTTCACTTGCTTTGGCACCTTTTGTTGAAAAGTTAAATTTAAATAGGCCTGCAGCCATTAAAGCTCCAAATGTCTGTCCAGAGCGTTTTAAGAAATTACGTCTATCTACCTTTTTATCTATTAACTTCTCATTAATCTCTTCTTGATTATCATGCTCTTTAGTCATCTTTAACATCCCCCCGATAAGGTATTAATTTATAATTGATAACAATTCTTATTTTGCTAATATTATAGGTTATCCAGTCTAAAAAATCTGTAAAATGACTTACATTTTATTATCTTTCTTCCAGCTCTACACCTAAACCCTGGGCAATTCTATTTTCATAGTTGCAATATGATACTACCTGGGTAATATCATGAATATCTTTATCATTTAAGCCAATATCATTTAGTTTATCTATATCAGATTTTATAATATTTGCCGGGCTAACTGTTAATTTTCTGGCATAATCAAGGATTGCTTTTTCTCTCAATGTTAAACTGGCCAGTTGTTTCTGCTTCTCTTGCTCAGGTTGATTTGGTTTTTGATATGCTTTAGCCAGATCTTTAAATAGTAATTTATCATCTTCATCGACAAGCTGCTGGAGAGCAG
This portion of the Halonatronomonas betaini genome encodes:
- a CDS encoding YdcF family protein is translated as MIYILPLIVTSIILALTIYIERRTFFLGIIFIAWILSAYITFISYSRIFLVRLFLIPLAIISILLIFAYTIHLASFIMSFFTSAYKLMKEERNRLEHRSIFIFGLITLSWFFLFPFISNQIESPLFEGLNNFTGFIIVYFFILLFIFSVTTILNHFQPPFKDYDYIIVLGCRVNGKKVSPLLASRLDKAISLFHKYNKPEKSLKIIVSGGKGEGNSVSEASAMASYLKEKGIPEELIILEENAVNTFENFEYAMDLINHDFKGASYKEANILTVTNNFHLLRSLLLARKIGLKTDGAGARTKLHYWLRATIKELMAIIYQQKIYHIIFIFIIIIILILFF
- a CDS encoding PHP domain-containing protein, which produces MPSGKKYIDLHIHTVHSDGFLDRAFLESFLGHRQHLIAVTDHNEIAGSVDLIENTDLNVVPGIEIGCQDGFELLVYFQELADLKEFFYNCLEPYKNNFRMAKTTKDYKYYLDILEGYDVFIAIPHINGYLQKNFINNKDYIYEVIKRVDGIEVHNNTLTKKQNKTARKLQKKFNKKIVFGSDAHTQKEIFYFQNYLRENKKSIIESLVHKVYELSLFQKHLAYIFS
- a CDS encoding HD-GYP domain-containing protein, whose amino-acid sequence is MNHNKYLPIHKLIMSVAHATKIVDQAVFNHHQQVAYTTLRLARKLEYQDSSIHNLLVASLLHDIGMFAIASKIELLKFEYRHTKHADIGASLLEKYPFFPEAAPIIRYHHLAWQDGEGEFHGERSVPEESHLLHLSDRVSLMVDDKSNILDQKNNIINYLEERTPTVFKQKDLKALKAMEDDFWFSLVNPVVMRIELEDEFTKYDGFISKKQSMDLAKFYSKIIDYRSKFTSTHSLGVAKTARHLANKLGWPKEDLDDMELAGYLHDLGKLAIPSDILNKKGSLSESEYNLIKSHTYHTYHILHPIKVKKINKIKRWAANHHEHLDGSGYPFGLSSDKLCTGSRVMMVADKFTALTEDRPYRKGMSQKQVTNILNDLADSGKIDKGMVNLLLEDYNSFDHMRSEIQNNREKEYSKLVN
- a CDS encoding methyl-accepting chemotaxis protein, producing MFRKIKSSMFAKFILAFSIILVLFIAANLIDNYFDNQVAEIENEIDEMQSFQLFLANLEIDHHLWMMEIYDMLAGGEIPDLGHYTECNLGTWYYDIEPDDYYSGPYEAMEEPHSLLHISGMEVVEIFEAGQEDEAAEQFREEVIPAVENVRANINEIIELTDEEVAGMQGDRDAYANTANLITFGSTILTIILAAIIALLLTKSTVGPVNDIIKQVDKVAAGDLRDNIMTGKTDEIGSLVSAFNNMIDTLRDLVGNIEKSSDSVVTASGELNTVSDETGYSAEEIARSITEVAEGSEEISTRIRSLEDVTHQLDSEGEKLKSNASESLEVADKSSRTAAEGQKAIQEAIAQLDTVSETVNFATEAIEKLGERSKEIGKMVDMIEGISSQTNLLALNAAIEAARAGESGRGFAVVAEEVRELAEESSEATTKITSLIEDIQSETTATVNSMDTNIEEVEKQIRIINKAGDSLDHMVEASEETSDMVNKMKEFADSLDDIIDTINQAVDSVGSTVEDNAASAEEVSALAQEQSASVEEVAASADELENMAQHLKGLINEFQV
- a CDS encoding ATP-binding protein, translating into MDNAADNLIKKYNFTLTAQANKINEIINELLKVVNNTDHSIPDIEFRLEIAAREILANAIEYGCKDHNDEIEILFSIEQNKIVLSVIDPGEGFNWQERSFEIVPVLDERGRGLKMINKVSDEMDFNDKGNQIKITFLGGK
- a CDS encoding STAS domain-containing protein, translated to MKVEFNQESARIIFGEEMNLINKEDYNDEFMKLIEKGITDITLDFNNLKNIDSSGLGKVLHFNKILKNKGGNLKIKNINSEYVQRVFKMIELNDIIEVH
- a CDS encoding STAS domain-containing protein; translation: MSDVKLSYEILEGSNILKVDGEVIFENSNRVKEKAKEIIKEIEAKKLIVDLSSTSYLDSSGIGVILSLFKFMRDNDGKLLIANPNEKVKRVFEVTKLNQILDIYNDINKAIEVS
- a CDS encoding TDT family transporter, whose amino-acid sequence is MDQLKSCFRSTPVPVAGLMLGLAGLGNLVQPYGNHFRYTSGAIAFIVILLLLGRFIIDNNGFLNELDNPVVASVAPAFSMGIIILAGYLAPHIPEIARVIWYTGIILHGIFVLLFSTKYLLNFNIKKVFPSYFIVYVGIVVASVTAPAFERLFLGQVIFWAGFIGYMVFLPIVTYRVIMIREIKKPALPTIAIFTAPAGLCLAGYMAAFPEKSSLMVGWLTFLTVVMISSVIIYLPKMLAVGFCPSFSAFTFPFVITAIGLRMVTNYLTAEYGITLLRYPALIVEFLAIGLVLFVLTLYSIYILKNTFSK
- a CDS encoding C-GCAxxG-C-C family protein — protein: MSKKKQELAEKARNKAEGYFKRGEFYCSEAVFTTINEMLGQKLPPETVQLASGFPVGIGQSKCLCGAVTGGVMALGLKYGRTAPGAEMPEGSFPNSADLHDHIINTYGSTCCRVLTKDFDDFGSPERAEHCYQITGEVAAWVMERLIEDGSVKELL
- the uppP gene encoding undecaprenyl-diphosphatase UppP; amino-acid sequence: MGLLNVIILGIIQGITEFIPISSSGHLVIFQHFMEVDGGITLNVFLHFGSLLAVAYVFREEIIGIITLKEKYRRLTYFIIVGSIPAGVIGILFEDFFEEVFSTLTVVGFALLVTGSLLWLSDKVNTRERPLENMKWGDAIFVGIAQALAIFPGISRSGSTIVGGLFKGLNRELAARFSFLLAMPVIGGATLLQARNIFSIGLDGITAVELTAGTIASTIASFFAIKVLLILIRKEKLSIFAYYCWVLGLTIIFIL
- a CDS encoding DUF1622 domain-containing protein: MLHLVEELTINISHFLMAILELMGGITLIYGAVMIFWHFIKLKYDESSTLLRIKMARTIALALEFYLAAEILKTVFVRETSELYIVAAIIVLRIAMGFVIHHELDVDLEQLKEEVCEIENLKD
- a CDS encoding bifunctional metallophosphatase/5'-nucleotidase yields the protein MLKMTKEHDNQEEINEKLIDKKVDRRNFLKRSGQTFGALMAAGLFKFNFSTKGAKASEGDLSDKLIILHTNDMHGRIEINEEDGIMGMPYVSSIVQDFRENYENVLLLDAGDTVHGRPISDRLYGSSTIETMNAIGYDIMTAGNHDFNFGYDRLLELEEMMNAELVSSNVEKDGELLFKPYTIREVAGRQIGILGIATPATRYTTHPDNIEGIDFTSMREATEHYVEEMRSEYDLDLLVALGHVGYGANNPDDEDFTVTDELVTNVDGIDIFVDGHSHTRIPEGDWHNDTLVVQAYEYLKKVGVVEIDFSNDQPEFQAHLISAEEAIANYEPDPELEEILSDARDDARDAMLG